A genome region from Anaerolineae bacterium includes the following:
- a CDS encoding metal-sensitive transcriptional regulator → MNSVPERTEIMRRLRRLEGQVRGIQKMLAEGRECKDVITQLLAIRGAVDEVGLLLLRDELNRCLVDAEGANAPAPAQVQQLRDILHLWMR, encoded by the coding sequence ATGAACAGCGTGCCGGAGCGGACCGAGATTATGCGGCGACTGCGCCGGCTGGAAGGGCAGGTGCGCGGCATCCAGAAAATGCTGGCGGAAGGCCGGGAGTGCAAAGATGTCATCACCCAACTGCTGGCCATCCGCGGGGCGGTGGATGAGGTGGGGCTTCTGCTCCTGCGGGATGAGCTGAACCGCTGTCTGGTGGATGCAGAGGGAGCGAATGCTCCTGCTCCCGCCCAGGTCCAGCAGTTGCGGGATATCCTGCATCTGTGGATGCG